CTATCttcgtgtgtgtgcgtgtgtgctcGTTAACAAAACTACAATTTTCAGTCGCACTGATTTAGTACACATATATTTCAGCTTTTCAGAAAAGTAGGCCGCGAGCAAACCCTCCCTATCGCTCACCAACCATTTCTCCCGTGCTTCAGCTTCATACAAAATTCTGTGAACCAAGTGCTCTtcgccacagcagcagccaccaagTGCAAATTTCTTCGATTTCGGACAATCAAGCACATCCAACCACTCAAAAGCAATACCTAGTGCATTAGAAACGTTCCCAAGTAGAcggacaacagcagcaggggcCTTCAAACGTCGCAAAGGTAAGCCCAATGCCGGTCCCGGCGACTGCGACGGCCTCATCTCGTGTGGTCTGGTCGGCCTAGAAAAAGTAGCATTTTTCATTAGGGTGGAACCCGCTTCGCACCGAATGCAatcaggaaaaaaaaaaaccaaaactaaAACTAATTTGAGGACAGTTCAGTTTTTCCGCCCTAGCGGCGTTTTTATCGCTTATGTTTGGTCTATTCATAACctaaaaatgtaaaaaaaagaatttgtttttgttaatttGTTTAAGCACTGGTCTTCATTTATCGCTTTCTTTGTTCTGCCTACACACGCGGTTCGCTGGCAAAGAGaatgagagagaaagagaacaaGAGAGTGGCGCGCTCATAACAGTATGCGTGCGTGCGGTCTAGgttatgtgtgtgcgtgtgtattTGGCGGCCTGAACTGTTCGGTGCATTATTTGGTTTGCTTCCGAGACGTGTTATCTTCAGTTCAAACTCTCAGAAGGGGAAGTGTGGGGATCCCACAGATTTGCACATTCTGTGACTTAACTTACGGTTATTATCACTCATTAAAGGCAAGACTTAAGGAAAAATATCGCTAATATCCAGGAATCTTCCGCGAGTTCAATGATATCGCGACGATACTCTCATACATGTCCACCCTTTCACGTCTGTGTGTGTCGGTTTACAGTAGTCATCGAAAGCGGCGGCACAACCTTGAAGAGCAAACATAACCTAAAATACTCTGCTTGGCTCACGCTCCCCGCCGCTACTTTCGTTGTCGCTGTATGTATGAGGTCATTTACTCGGAAAGTACACGCACACATACAAACTCATACCGGCCGGGGAGCGGAGTCCTTTGTGTGGGTTTAGATCGTACGAGTCGGAAGCACGTGTCAAGCCAAATATCCTtcagacgcacacacacaaggaATGCAACCACACACAACACCGAGAATTGCGGTGACAGCTGCACTCTGTCTTACTTGCACGAAGTTTCCcatttgcgtgtgtgtgttgtgcCACGAAAGTGGGTCACACTGCACCGCGCTGCGTCGGTTTTATGTGCACTGCCGCAAAATCAGTTCCTTATACATAGGTGACCCTTTGTGTCACAGTAACTTCTCGATGTTTCGGTTTAAAAGTCCTCACTGTACTGATTGATTTACATGAACACATACTGTGTGGTTATACGTGTGGACTGCTTTTAATGTAAACTGATACGAACACGCACACAACGTTTACCGTTAAGGCAGCTGTTGCGGCGGCCTGTCCATCCCGCCCCGTCCTGCTTCCCAAACGGAGTAGCCCTTACCTCTGCTCTCAGTTCTTTTTTAAAGGAGACCGAGTCGAGAAATCCACACCGCCCCTGTTTATTGTCAATTATTGAgatatatttttataaaacTGTCATATATTTTCATCGTTTCAGATAAAATCATTTAATACCGAATACGTATTGTGTTGAGACTTCATAGCGCATTACGAGAAGCAGAAGTAACCGAAGCCACTGTCGATAGCTTAAGAGGACCCTAGCAATGGTCATGGATGCGACCCAATCGCAGCAGCCTTCACCGCAGTCGGTGGGACGCGAGTTCGTGCGTCAGTACTACACGCTTCTAAACAAGGCGCCCAACCACTTGCACCGCTTCTACAACAACCACTCGTCGTACATCCACGGCGAGTCGAAGCTGGTTATTGGCCAACGCGACATCCACAATCGCATTCAGCAGCTGAACTTCAATGACTGCCACGCCAAGATCAGCCAGGTGGACGCGCAGGCTACGCTGGGCAACGGCGTCGTCGTCCAGGTGACTGGAGAGCTCTCCAATGACGGTCAGCCAATGCGCCGCTTCACCCAGACCTTCGTGCTGGCCGCTCAGTCGCCCAAGAAGTACTATGTGCACAACGACATCTTCCGCTACCAGGATCTGTACATCGAGGACGAGCAGGACGGTGAATCGCGATCGGAGAACGACGAAGAACACGATGTGCAGGTGCAGGTGGGCACCTCTGTGGATCAGGCCGTCCAGGTCGTGGGAGACGTGGCCCAGCCGGCACCACAACAGCTTCCTGCCCAGGCTCAGGTGGTGgtggcccagcagcagcaggtcgcttccggagctgccggaggtGTTGCGCCGCAGCAAATCTTCTACCCTCTACCGGCTGGCGCCACCACTGGACGCCCTCATGCTGTGTTGCCACCAGCCCTCCAGGCGGCCGCCGTGCCCTTGCCGGCCCAGTTTGCAGCTCAGCAACAGCCCATCCAGAACGGAGTTGTGTCGCACGAGgagctgcagcaacagcaggtgCCACCCCAGGCCTTAGTGACGCCCAGTGCCTCGCCTctggtgcagcagcagccgaatAATGTAGCGACAGTCTTGCCTTCGACAGTGGGCATCGTGCCAGTGCTGTCCACGAGCTTCCAGCAGTCGCCTCTGGTGGCTCCTCAGCTCattcaacagcagcagcagccggctCAGCTACCGCCACAGCAGCCCATTCAGCAGCAGCCTCTGCAGCCGCTGGTGGAGCCCGAGGAACCCGTGAACACGACCATCGTCAGCCAGAGCATTAACGAGATTCCACctcggcagcagcagaagcccCCCACTCCCgtcgaggacttcaaaacgattcacgagcagcagcagcaggagaagtACGAGGCGGCCAAACAGCAGCAGAACGAGCCCAAGACCTACGCCAATCTATTCAAGTCCACCTCCTCTTCGCCCAGCGGCTTCGTGAACGCTGtcctgcagcaacagcaacagcttcagcagcagcagcagtcgatCAGCAACACGTACACGTCCTCATCCGCAGGTGTCGGTAGTGGAAACGGCCAAGTGAGCTACTCGACCACAGCTTCCTCGTACAACAACACCAATGGAAACTCGCGTCTGGATAACGGCGGACCACTGCCCCAGCGGAATAACTCGATCAGGAACAACAATAAGAGTGGTGGTGAGTTCTACTCCCTGTTTTTCTGGAGTGAGTTTCCTATTACCACTCCTGTTTATTTTGTACAGACTTTGAACAGCGTCGTCCGAGCAATTCTCAGCAATTCGGTGACAATCAACAGCTGTTTTTGGGCAACATACCACATCACGCAAGTGAGGAGGAGTTGCGTGAGCTATTCTCGCGCTTCGGAAACGTGTTGGAGCTGCGcgttctgtccaaggctggcaaCAAGGTGCCACCGGGCATGCGCAGTCCCCTGAACTACGGCTTTCTTACCTATGACGATCCCGAGGCTGTGCAAAAGTGCCTGTCCAACTGCGTAAGTAACTTGGAATAGATAGAATGTGACGGATGCACTAATTTTGAATTTGGAATTCCTATGCAGCCCCTGTACTTCCCTGAGAACTCGCCCGATGGTCAAAAACTCAACGTGGAGGAGAAAAAACCTCGCATTCGTAACGATATGGGCCCACGTCAATCCATCGGAGGCAATAGCCTCAACAGCAACATGGGTGGACGTCTGGGTGGGAATAACGGACCACAATCGCGACCAATGGGCAATAACAACAATGGGACCGGTGGTATAATGCGCAACAAcgccggcggcggtggcaaCAATTTGCGcactggaggaggaggaggaggtaaCGGAGCCCCACGTCTGGGCGGCGGGGGCTTCGGGCCACGCAACGACAACCGAAGCGGCGGGGGTAGCAGTCAGTCCAACGGACCGCTGCGCGGTGCCGGCAACGGACAgactggtggtggtggtggtggtggcggtggcaaCTACGGCCGTCGCTAAAGCAGGTGTCGCCAGCCGCCAGTGCAGAAACAACagaaacaccaacaacaacaaaaacaacccaACGTTAAGAACATCGACTTCTTCCACAATGCAATCAATTAAATACATTCAGCATCGCCtgcatccacacacacactcacaaacCCACACACAGGCATACACACAACAAAGTCAATCAGACACCCTGTAGTCGGATCAAGAAAAAGTAAAAATGCAAGAGGAGCAACAACAGAACAGCTTGCTTCAGGCGTATGCGTATAGCTGCACAAATCAAATGACACAAGCTTCGGGGCCTTAGTCCTTAACCTTAGTTCAATTGGGTCTGAGCCCGCTTATCAGCCAGTTCGTGccaaaagaaaaccaaaatttATGTGCAAATCTTTGTTGTGAATCGAAAAAACCAGAAAGGCCCCCATCTTTTCACCGCACTCAATGTGTATTATGTTTAAGTCTCGGTCATGAAGCCCACACCACAATCATACTCAATCACCCACACACAcgaaacaaacacaaacacacatgcacacaacACACATACAAACACATATTAGCATAAATTTAATTCTTAATTTGAGCTCTCGTTCGGCTAATCATCTTCGAAATGTAACCCAAAAAACAACCGAAGTTTGCATGCAAATTGGCAAATCAGAAAGGATGTGGGGAGAAATGCAAatctttttcgtttgtttgtcATTAAATACCACATTTACTTAAGCTAAATGAAGAGGAAATAAAGAAAAACTTAAAGAAACTTAGCTAAAGATAAcaagaaaatacaaaaacaaacaaaaaaatgaaaaacatttgtaaaatgcaataaaaaagagcaaaagaaAGACTTGAAAAAATTAATCTAAAAATGaaacaaatgaaatgaaaacaacaaaaaaaaaatgtaaagaAGCAATAAGACCAGCAGAAAGAACAGAGAAACAGGAAGCAGGAAATCCATTTAGTGCAGATACGAAACGAAGAAGAGAGATGCTGCGCCCATAGTCCGCCGCATTCTAGAGAGCCTGCTACATTTTGCTACTTAAATTTAGTTTGCCACACTTTAAAGCGATTAACTAGCCAGTCTGTAGAGGGATTGAATGGAACAAATGTGGAGCGTGTGACGGCCGATGCGGTGCCGGCGCCGCAGCATGGGcgtggcagaggcagtggcagtgttCGTGATCAACGATGGACTGCGTCGGTTTTCGTTTAACTGTTTGCTATTTCTGTTGTTCTGCAACGAGTTCAGTTCAAGATCGTAAACCAAACTAAGTCAAGCAGCAACTTAACGATTTGGTGTTTCCAACGCAGTTGTGAACTAAAATTTAGTacatattttttaaataaaatcaaGAAAGCCCAAAAAAAGGAGAAACGAATACAAACAAAACCTATTGATAGTCTTGATAGACATATAGACAGACGAACACACAAGCTACTAACATTTTTCTCAAGGCAAAAAAGCAAACATGTAACAAAAAGTATATACAAAACATATATGTAACAAATCATATAATTTAATGTTAACTTTTAGACTTACAAGAAATCTAAATAtacataaaaaatatatatatttatataactGCAGCCACAAACGGTGGAAGAGCCACAGGAAGAGTGGACAGTGGAGGAGTGGAGAAACTAAAGCCTTTCCGAATTGTATGAGAACCTTTCGCGTTTCGCCGCAGGCGTCTGAATATTTCATTAGGTTATTCTTGATTTGTTAAAGTTAAAATTCTCGATTCGTTGAGAACATATCATTTTATTTGTTGTGCGGAAACATGCCCAGACACTCGCTCTGGAGCTCTAAATACTATTTTCCACCATTATTTCTAGTAATAGTAACCCCCACACACGCACGTTTGCcagacaaacagacagacagccagTCAGACAGCACTTGTAGCACTGTGTTGTAAGGGTCTAAAGCAATTTTAGTACATTTTCCGTAAGAAGAAAATGTTAGTGTTCAAATGTTAGCTCAACGACCAGTGCTACTAAAAAGTGCTTCCCACAACACAGCAACACAGTTTAGACATTTGCAGACACCGATCAGAGGTACTAATAAATGAAATGAACGAATAAATGTATCTTAAGAGTTATACGAATTAAAGAAGAATACGAACCAACGGAGGTAACCATGCTCATTTCTAATTAATCGGAGATAACACATAGAGGATGTAGAGGAACACACTTAattataatttaatttatatgtacacacattacaaatacaaataattataataataataataataataataaaagaagACAGATTCACGTGTTTACCAGAAAACCTAtgatttgtattattattttgttcAAGTCTCCCTCCCTCGATCCTTCCTACCTAACTACTATAATCCACGTacatttttgaaatttaaatTCGAATCAAAGATTCTGGTGAATGCGCCATTGGCTGATACAACAAACACCaacaaatcaaatgaaatcAAATATTGAATCAGAGAAATACAATACACCACAAACGTAGAGAAATGATTATTTTTAATTACGATTACCAACACGTTTGTTGCGAGTCGAGTGATTTTCCCTCGCATTCGAGTTGAACAAATTGAGCATTTAGCATTTAATGAAATTGATGCGCACAAGCCAAGCAATTGCAagcaatttgcataattttaatcaattaaaaacaaaCTCAAAGAACGGGTACTAGTAGTAGCCCATTTCTAATCCAGAGTCACAAACAATTCAGTGGTGCGTTTTATAGCGATTCAGATATAAAACAATTACGCAAATCAATTCACTCACGCAATACTTTATGTGAAAATGAaaacaaccaaaaaaaaaaaaacaaaacaaatccAACAAAAATAGTTTAAATAAAGAAAGAGTTTACGGTTTTAAGTCTCAAAATGTCTGCGCACAGCGTGTCTAATCAATCTCAAGGCGAGGGAAGACCTACATAACTTAATGGATTGATCTGAAGTATGTAGGTATCGTTTTATTCTCCTCATACAGGTCTTAACTTAATGACACTTAACTTAATACCACCCCAGACAAGGGCTTTCAAATCAATCTCCAGGCGAGGAAATGTTTACGTAATGTAATTAATTACCTTAAAAAAATGTGTATATGTAGCTGGACTAAACCCTTTTCATTGATTTATATTTTCTATTTGTTTATTATATTCTGAATTTCTTGTATAGTATAATTGGTTAC
This region of Drosophila miranda strain MSH22 chromosome 2, D.miranda_PacBio2.1, whole genome shotgun sequence genomic DNA includes:
- the LOC108155134 gene encoding ras GTPase-activating protein-binding protein 1, translating into MVMDATQSQQPSPQSVGREFVRQYYTLLNKAPNHLHRFYNNHSSYIHGESKLVIGQRDIHNRIQQLNFNDCHAKISQVDAQATLGNGVVVQVTGELSNDGQPMRRFTQTFVLAAQSPKKYYVHNDIFRYQDLYIEDEQDGESRSENDEEHDVQVQVGTSVDQAVQVVGDVAQPAPQQLPAQAQVVVAQQQQVASGAAGGVAPQQIFYPLPAGATTGRPHAVLPPALQAAAVPLPAQFAAQQQPIQNGVVSHEELQQQQVPPQALVTPSASPLVQQQPNNVATVLPSTVGIVPVLSTSFQQSPLVAPQLIQQQQQPAQLPPQQPIQQQPLQPLVEPEEPVNTTIVSQSINEIPPRQQQKPPTPVEDFKTIHEQQQQEKYEAAKQQQNEPKTYANLFKSTSSSPSGFVNAVLQQQQQLQQQQQSISNTYTSSSAGVGSGNGQVSYSTTASSYNNTNGNSRLDNGGPLPQRNNSIRNNNKSGDFEQRRPSNSQQFGDNQQLFLGNIPHHASEEELRELFSRFGNVLELRVLSKAGNKVPPGMRSPLNYGFLTYDDPEAVQKCLSNCPLYFPENSPDGQKLNVEEKKPRIRNDMGPRQSIGGNSLNSNMGGRLGGNNGPQSRPMGNNNNGTGGIMRNNAGGGGNNLRTGGGGGGNGAPRLGGGGFGPRNDNRSGGGSSQSNGPLRGAGNGQTGGGGGGGGGNYGRR